The Chloracidobacterium sp. genomic sequence GGCATGGGGAATTGAAACAAGCTTCTCGTGCGAGAGTTTCGATCCGGAGAAACATTTCAAAAACTCGAACAGTGATTATCGGATTCTCACGATCATTGTCGGCTGCGTCGATAATTACCGAGCTCGCCGAGAGATGCATCGAGCACTTGATGAGTTTCGAAGTTACGGTGAATCGTCGAGGGTATGGTGGATAGACGGCGGAAACGGCAAGACATCGGGCCAGGTGCTGCTGGGCTCGACGACAAAGGCACTCAAACCCGAGCAGTACTTTACGGGAACGAGTATCTGTCGGGCACTCCCGGCACCATCGCTTCAACATTCCGATCTTCTTAAGCCAGAAAAAGTTGAAGCCAAGAGCGATGCGTCGTGTCCCGAGCGCGTTCGACTAGGTGAGCAGGGGCTTAACGTGAATCAGCGAGTGGCGGTCGAAATGGCGGAGATGCTTTCGTCAATGCTTTTGACACGTACCCTCAAGCGATTTGCGGTCTATTTTGATCTGGAGAGCGGTAGTACTAGATCCGCCTACTGTACTCCATCAGCCGTGCCTGACGTTCACTGCAACTTGTAGATCAAAAACGGTTATGTCGGAACTCTTACCAAAAGAAATTGAAAGTGTCCTGCCACGGATCAGTGACCAAGAGGGGAACAAGAATCCGACCGTATATGCCGTGTTCCAATTTCCATTGAGCGGATGGATTTGGTTTGTGACAGAAGGCGATGCATATATAGACGATTTTTGCTTCTTTGGCTATGTTGCCGGGCTTGAGCGCGAATGGGGGTATTTCTGTCTCAGTGAATTGGAATCCGTTGATATTGACGGGCTCAAAGTCCTTCGAGATGAAAATCACGTCCCGAGGCCATTATCCGAGTGTCTTCAGCAATATGGAATCGTTGAAAATTAAGCGGTGGACAGGATGCGAATGGAAACTCAAACATCTGCCGGAGTCGCCGGCACGCAGCTATTGCCATCTTTAGCATCTTCGGTGCTCCGAAACGTGTTCGGTGGTCCTCGGACCGAGGAGACATCGAACGAAGAAATTTCCCGAGATTCTTTAGTGGAACAGCCATCTGAAATTGCCAGGGAAGTACTGGCTCGGCTTGAAACCAGAAAGGACCGGGCTGCGACGGAGTTGGGTATCAGTGCTGAAGAGGTTGAATCTCTTCCATTCGATCTATCGACGCTGGAAAGTGAAGGCATCTTCATGAATATCGATTGTCGAGGGTTCGGTAGTCTTGTTCGGCAACTGGAATGGAAAACTCTCGGAGTTCAGCTACCTGAGAATGCGGCCGTCAGAGTGAGTCCGCCGCGAGCGGGGTTGCTGCCTGATGTCTATCGGAATCGCCTGATGCGAGGTGCGGCCCAGGCTCATAACGCTCTCAATAAATTTGGCTTCAGATTCACCCTCTGCGAGACCGTCTGGGGAACGAGCGAGTACAAGTGGATTCCCTGGACCGCGTTTGAATCTTTCGAAAAGACATACCTTCAAGCCTGCGAAATTCTCGCCGCAGCAAAGAGTGAGGTTCTTTCCAAATACGACGAGATCCTCGATATCCTTCAGGACAGTTTCTATCAGCTTGCGAGAGATTCTGCCGACAGGTTCGAGGCGACAAGCGATGAACCTTTTGATCGAGAGGAGTTCGTCAATGCGGTTGCGGCACAGGCAATCGGAATGGTTCCGACACGCGAGATGATACGCGATGGTCTCGTGATAACCATGAAGCCGAAGGTGATCATTCTAGGATCGGAGATGATCGCCGAGCGAAACCTCGCAAAATCTCTTGCGCTCGAAACCACTCGTATAAATTCTGAGCAGATAAAGATCGATCTTGAGATCGATGCAAAACGCCGTATCGAAGAAATAAAGGTCGATGAGGTGACTGCTGAAACCCGAAGAGAACGCGAGGTAAAGGAACGGATCCGCGAGATGAAGATCGAGGCCGCACAGCGTGAAGCGGAGGAGGCTGTGTCTCCGATCAAGGAAGGCTTTGCACAGATAACTGCGAACATTTTTGAATCAGCTTCGGAAATGGCGGAACGCATGAAGGATGCGAAGTTTGTATCGGGTTCATTAGCTAAACGCGCACGACAGATGTGCGAATGGTATCAGTTGATGAACTTCACAGGTGATACCTCTCTCGAAAGCGTGCTTCTACAATTGCAGACTGCCGCCGGCCGGGAAGCGAAGCAGCGCTCGCCTGAGGAGATGCGTACGGCCTTGAGCGATCTTCTGAGGATGACATCCGTCCATTCGAAGAAACTGCTCGATGAAGACCGCCTCACCGCTCTGGAACTATAAAAACACGAGGCAAAACAATGGCGACTTTTGACCTGAGCAAGTACATACCTGTCCACGCACGAATAACCGAGTTCTATGAGAGATACCCAGACGGCCGGATTGTCACGGAGATCATACGACTC encodes the following:
- a CDS encoding ThiF family adenylyltransferase; its protein translation is MCRADCEIARTYKSAELLIVDPDIVEANNIPRSNFCFAEVGRYKAQTLAERVTTAWGIETSFSCESFDPEKHFKNSNSDYRILTIIVGCVDNYRARREMHRALDEFRSYGESSRVWWIDGGNGKTSGQVLLGSTTKALKPEQYFTGTSICRALPAPSLQHSDLLKPEKVEAKSDASCPERVRLGEQGLNVNQRVAVEMAEMLSSMLLTRTLKRFAVYFDLESGSTRSAYCTPSAVPDVHCNL